AGTTTTTTATTTTTTTGATTCTTAACTCTTTGGCATCGTCGTAACCTGGTTTCTTAGCTATTTCATTCTTTAACTCCTCCAGTAACTTATTGGTATCGGTAAAAGCATTTGCACAAATACTAACTAACGAAAATAACAGGCAGAAAAAGTATCTCATTTTAGTTTTAACAGCTGTAAGAAAGTGGTAAGCGTTGCTTAATCCCGGTTTATATAATCAAATATATACATTACAAGCATTGCTAATACGTTTTATGCCCGATTTGTTTTTAAACATGCAGGGTATCAGACACACTAATTTCCCGGAATTAATCTTCGCCGAATATTAAATTATGAAAGTATGTTAACCATTAGTGTATACGGCGTAATAAAAAGTATACGCTGTTTAATTTTTGATACAAAAAACAGGGGGGTAAACAACAATGATTATTAATAAATTGATATTAATAAACCAGTAAAATCAAAAATTAAATAAAAGTTAACAAATAGCTATTTATGGCATCTGCCTTGTGTTTTCATACTCAAATACCCTGAATATGAAAATACACCACAACTCATCAGTTTCCGGGCTTTTAAGCCTGGTGCTTTCAGCAATAATTTGTCTTTCTCCATCCTTTGGCTGGTCGCAATCGTTAAAAGCAGGTTCTGTGGAATATCTGAAACAAAGCAATGGCATCGGGAACCTGCTTCTCGGCAGCAGCATTACAGAACTCCCTTCTCAAAACCTCAGCTATCTTGACGGTGACAGCAGCATGGATCCCGATAGTTGCCTGAAGTATCAATACCACGATGAAAACCTGCTGGCACTTGGCGATAGCTTATCGTTAGATGCTATAGGCCTGCGCACTTACCGGGATAAAATAGTGAATATATACCTGTTTTTTAAAATAAAGGACGCCTATAAAGTACTGAGTAATTTTTTAGATGCCTATGGCCCTTTTACTTCCCGACCGGATGCTTATGCCGATATTTACAACTGGGATACCAGCCGCCTGAGTTTAACGTTACGGTATGAGGTGAAAGCAGATTTGGGTGTGGCGATATTTACAAGCAAGGAACTTGAAAATGTGATAGCCGCAGATAAAACAAACCGGATTGCCAAAGCGTCTACCCAATCGTTATCTGCATTGTACTGATGGCACAAAACGCCCGCCTGTAATACTAATAATGTTGTAAATTGGCAAAAAGTGAAAATAAACTTTGCTTTTAAGGTAAAAACATCCTTTAATTTAAAAAAAATGAAACGAAATTTGCATCCGGTGGTTTTCTATCATCTTAAATCTTAATTTTATAAATGGTCAAATTATTTGTCGGCGGATTTCCACTGGAAATGACCGAACTGGAAATTGTTAAAATGATAGGTCCGCATGGCGATGTGGAAACCATAAAAATTGTACGCGATAAAAAAACCCGCATTTGCAAGGGTTATGCATTCCTGGAAATGAAGGACAGAACCGGTGCCGAAAACGCCGTGATTGCCCTTGACGGTATGCAGATGGCCGACCGTGTGCTAAGCGTGAAAATAAACGATGACTTTGTAAAGAAAACACCTCCCCCACGTAAATCATTCGGCGGCGGGTATGGCAATACCAACCGCGGCAATAGTTCCGGTCCGCGCAGCTATGGTAATAATAGCGGTGGAGGTTATGATCGTGGTAGTAGCAACGGAGGAGGCTACAGATCATCAAACAATAATAACAATGGTGGCGGAGCTTCAGGGGCGCCGTCCGACAGGCCACGACGCCCAAGAAAAACCATGTAAATTCAATTTACTTTTGCAATAAAAAATCCCATCGGTTAATAAACGCGATGGGATTTTTTTTATTGATGGCGTTTTTCAATTAAACGCCCAAATCCTGCATAATAGAAGCTATTTTGGCATCAAGCTGCTTATCTGTTTCAGCATAAGCCTCTTTGCTCTCCAGTTTACCGTTTACGCTGCAGTAAAATTTAATTTTAGGCTCGGTACCTGACGGGCGGGCCGAAATAATGCTGCCATCTTCGGTAATAAACTGCAATACATCTGATGCAGGCAATTCAATAGGTTTAGTAGTATTAGCAGCCAGATCAGTCTCAATCCCTTTTTCATAATCTTTCAGGGTAGCCACTTTTGATCCGCCTAAGGTAGCCGGAGGATTGGTGCGGAATTTCTCCATCATCTCTTTAATTTCCTCAGCACCGGTTTTACCTTTTTTGGTTAAGGAGATCAGTTTCTCTTTGTAGAAACCATATTGTACATAGGTTTCGAGCAGGGCTTCGAAAAGGCTGCTGCCTTTATCTTTGTAATAAGCAGTCATCTCGGCAATAAATGCGCTCGATACCACGGCATCTTTATCTCTCACCAGTTCGCCAACAAGGTAGCCGTAGCTTTCTTCACCGCCGCCTATAAAGGTTTGCTTGCCTTCAAAATGGGTCATCAGTTCGCCGATGTATTTAAAGCCGGTAAGTGTGTTATAATAGGTTACATTTTTGGCTTCGGCAATGCGCTCAATAAGGTTGGTGGTAACAATTGTTTTAACAATATATTCTTTACCGGTTAGTTTGCCTTTATCTTCCCAGGCGCTTAACAGGTAATTGATGAGCATAGCGCCGGTTTGGTTGCCGTTAAGCAATATAAACTCGCCATCGGTGTTTTTTACGGCGATGCCTACACGGTCGGCATCAGGGTCGGTTGCCAGTACCAGGTCGGCATCGGTTTCCTGTGCTTTTTTAAGGGCCAGGGTTAAAGCCTCTTTTTCTTCGGGGTTTGGATAAATTACTGTTGGGAAGTTGCCATCCGGAGTAATTTGCTCTTCAACCAAAATCACATTCTCAAAACCAAAGCGTTTTAAAGCTTGCGGAGTTAAAGTGATACCGGTACCGTGAATTGGCGAGTAAACGATTTTAAGATCTTTTTGACGTTGGATAGCCTCCGGCGAAACTGATAACTCAACAATTTTGCTCAGGTAAAGCTCGTCGATGTCTTCTCCTATTTCTTCGATGTTGGCGTCAACACGGGTAAATTTAATTTCGTCGATGCTGCTGATGGCGGCTACCTCGTCCATTACGGCTTTATCATGCGGGGCTACAAACTGGCCGCCATCGGCGCCGTAGGCTTTGTAACCATTGTACTCTTTAGGATTGTGCGATGCGGTAAGCATTACACCGCTTTTACAACCCAGCTGGCGCACGGCAAACGAAAGCTCGGGCGTTGGGCGCAGGGCTTTGAAAAAATACACGTAAATATCATTGGCCGAAAATACTTCGGCAGTGATGGTTGAAAAGAAATCGGCATTGTTACGGCTGTCATGCGCAATGGCAACTTTAATTTTTTCGCCGGGGTAGGTTTTTTTCAGGTAGTTGGCCAAACCCTGGGTGGCTGCGCCAATGGTGTATTTGTTAATACGGTTTGAGCCCGGGCCCATAATGCCACGCAAACCACCGGTACCAAACTCCAGGTCGCGGTAAAACGAATCGGTTAATTCGGTATACGCTTTATCGTCAATTAATTTTTGAATTTGCTGTTTTACATCAGCGTCATAATTTCCTTCGAGCCATGAATTGGCTTTGGCGAGAATGGTAGGGTCTAATTCCTGCATATTGGTACGTATTTTCAGTTTATCGGGTTCGGTTGCGTTCCAAAACCGGGTACAAGGTACCGGCTTTGAAACAGGCTAAAGTTAAATCATCTTTTTAAATATGCCAGTTCAAAATACAATAAGTTTTTGAGCCGGGGATGCTTAACCAAGCAAGGGTTTTATCCCCTAACAACAATAATAATTTAAAGTTTGATAAATCTGAAACGGGAGCCTATCGCCCGAAACATAGCGATCAAAGCACGAGGCACCTACGGAGCCGAATTTACGGATTGTAAATTGCTATAAACACGATACCCCTCCGGGGTGTTAAGCATACTTTTTAAAACTCCGTAGGAGTATCGTGTTTATAGCCAAAACATAAACATTTTTTTGGCTCCGTAGGTGCCTCGTGTTAGCCCGTCATTTTAAAAATATTCCCCTTTATGTAACCGGCTCAATTTTTCACCCTATTCTGTTCGCTTTCGGCGCCATTGCTATTATGCTTCCGCTGATCGGCCATAGCTTTGCCAAAACGGTAGCTCAATGATAAAACCGTAGTGCGGCTATCCCTTATGTTGCGGTAGTTGGCCTGCGTATTGGCCAGGTTATTGATATCTCCCCCGCTTATAAAATTGCGAAACACATCATTTACTACCAGTTTAAGCGTTGTTGATGCCGAGATTTTTTTTGACACCGCCGTATTGATTTTACCCATGCCCCTGGTTACGAACTGGGCATCGGTAACGCTGCTTTGATAGCCTCCGTCAAGCTGCAGCGTCCAATTCTGCGGTATTTTAAACTGGAACACCGGCCTGATAAAATAATAGGTTCCCTGTGTGTTTAAGGTACCTGTATAAAAGGCGCTGATGGTGTGCATATTCATTACATGCCCGTAAAAATGGATATTAAGCCATTTTGTAGGGTCGAAACCGGCGTCAACCGAAATACTCTTTATCACCTTACTGCCGATATTACCCGGCCTGCTGTAATAAATGCCATCCACAATTTCGATGGTTTCATTCACTTCATCCTTTGTTTTGCTGTAGCTAAGCGTTGTTGTTATGTTTTTCCAGGTATGCGAAAGTTCGATACTGTTAGTATATGAGGGCTTGAGGAAAGGGTTGCCGGTATAATAGGTAAACTTATCCAAAGGTGATAAAAACGGGTTCAGATCCTGGTAATAAGGCCTGTCAATCCGCCTGCCGTAGTTGATATTGATGGTTTGATTGCCTGCCGTATCCAATTTGTACTGCACATATAACGTTGGGAACAAGCCGTTGTAGTTACGTTTAAAAACAGAATCGGGTTTCTGAATATTACCAAGCTGGTGCCCGTCTGACGAGGTGTTTTCAAATCTTAAACCCGCCTGGAGCGAAACCCGTTTCCAATCCTTATTCAGATTTAAATATGCAGCGTTTATATTTTCCTTGTAGATAAAATGATTGGTTTTACCATAATCGGGCGTCGTAAGCCCATCTGTAGTATAAAAATAATCGGCAATATTATTGGTTTTGGTATAGCTTGCTTTTAACCCGGCTGCCAATTTAAAACCGCCTGCCAGCGGATGCGTATAATCTGTTTTAGCCGAATAGATATCGATGTTAGACGGCAGGTTACCGGTTAGCAAATCGTGATTAATATCAGCGCCATTGGGCAGATACGTTGTATTATCAAAACTTTGCTCATCGACGGTATGATAAACCAGGTAATCCAGATCAAAGCTTAGCTCCCGCCCCTTTTTATCATATTGGTGGCGGAAGTTAAGGTTGATGCCCCCGTTTTTCAACCGGCTGTGCTCGCGGTTAATAGCTACTATAGTGCTATCCAATACATCCGAAGCATTGAGCAACCTGCTGGTATTAAGCGTTCTGTCCTCCGCGGGATTGATCAGGCCGGTTAAATTAATGCCAAAAGTGTTTTTATCCGATGCATAATAATCCACACCAATTTTGCTGTTATAGCTTTGGCCTGTATGGCGGATATAAGAGTTTTGCAAAAAGTTGGACGCAATGCTGCCATCGGCATTTAAAAAATGACGGTTGATATCCAGATCGTTAAAACTATTAACCGTGCTGTAACTTATATTACCGAATACATTGAATTTATTATTGCGGTAATTAAAATTGAAGCTGTTGTTGGTTTTGCCAAAACGACCCTGCGAGTAGCTTAGGTTAAGTCCGCCATTAAAACCTTTAGCTTTATTCTTTTTTAAGCGGATATTGATAACCCCGCCGTTCCCTGCCGCATCGTATTTTGCGGGCGGGTTGGTCATCAGTTCTACCTGGTCGATAGTGGATGCAGAGAGCGAGCGCAGATAATTTTCGAGATCGGCACCTGATAAGTAAGTCGGCTTATCATCTATAAAAATTTTTACACCGTTTTTTCCTTTCAAACTAATG
The sequence above is a segment of the Mucilaginibacter celer genome. Coding sequences within it:
- a CDS encoding RNA recognition motif domain-containing protein, whose translation is MVKLFVGGFPLEMTELEIVKMIGPHGDVETIKIVRDKKTRICKGYAFLEMKDRTGAENAVIALDGMQMADRVLSVKINDDFVKKTPPPRKSFGGGYGNTNRGNSSGPRSYGNNSGGGYDRGSSNGGGYRSSNNNNNGGGASGAPSDRPRRPRKTM
- a CDS encoding phospho-sugar mutase, producing the protein MQELDPTILAKANSWLEGNYDADVKQQIQKLIDDKAYTELTDSFYRDLEFGTGGLRGIMGPGSNRINKYTIGAATQGLANYLKKTYPGEKIKVAIAHDSRNNADFFSTITAEVFSANDIYVYFFKALRPTPELSFAVRQLGCKSGVMLTASHNPKEYNGYKAYGADGGQFVAPHDKAVMDEVAAISSIDEIKFTRVDANIEEIGEDIDELYLSKIVELSVSPEAIQRQKDLKIVYSPIHGTGITLTPQALKRFGFENVILVEEQITPDGNFPTVIYPNPEEKEALTLALKKAQETDADLVLATDPDADRVGIAVKNTDGEFILLNGNQTGAMLINYLLSAWEDKGKLTGKEYIVKTIVTTNLIERIAEAKNVTYYNTLTGFKYIGELMTHFEGKQTFIGGGEESYGYLVGELVRDKDAVVSSAFIAEMTAYYKDKGSSLFEALLETYVQYGFYKEKLISLTKKGKTGAEEIKEMMEKFRTNPPATLGGSKVATLKDYEKGIETDLAANTTKPIELPASDVLQFITEDGSIISARPSGTEPKIKFYCSVNGKLESKEAYAETDKQLDAKIASIMQDLGV
- a CDS encoding TonB-dependent receptor, whose product is MKLKIAAFFAAWLCIAQTFVKAQSNIAISGKITNTEGQALEGATIYLKTVSDSVLIKTAISGADGSYQLVQLKKGNYRLYVTMIGFAAYKSPPILLEQSIVGQAISLQKSGTALKEVIVTAQKPLIEHQVDRTVVNVDALISNAGSTAMDVLEKSPGVIVDQNGAISLKGKNGVKIFIDDKPTYLSGADLENYLRSLSASTIDQVELMTNPPAKYDAAGNGGVINIRLKKNKAKGFNGGLNLSYSQGRFGKTNNSFNFNYRNNKFNVFGNISYSTVNSFNDLDINRHFLNADGSIASNFLQNSYIRHTGQSYNSKIGVDYYASDKNTFGINLTGLINPAEDRTLNTSRLLNASDVLDSTIVAINREHSRLKNGGINLNFRHQYDKKGRELSFDLDYLVYHTVDEQSFDNTTYLPNGADINHDLLTGNLPSNIDIYSAKTDYTHPLAGGFKLAAGLKASYTKTNNIADYFYTTDGLTTPDYGKTNHFIYKENINAAYLNLNKDWKRVSLQAGLRFENTSSDGHQLGNIQKPDSVFKRNYNGLFPTLYVQYKLDTAGNQTININYGRRIDRPYYQDLNPFLSPLDKFTYYTGNPFLKPSYTNSIELSHTWKNITTTLSYSKTKDEVNETIEIVDGIYYSRPGNIGSKVIKSISVDAGFDPTKWLNIHFYGHVMNMHTISAFYTGTLNTQGTYYFIRPVFQFKIPQNWTLQLDGGYQSSVTDAQFVTRGMGKINTAVSKKISASTTLKLVVNDVFRNFISGGDINNLANTQANYRNIRDSRTTVLSLSYRFGKAMADQRKHNSNGAESEQNRVKN